The following coding sequences lie in one Bartonella sp. DGB1 genomic window:
- a CDS encoding tape measure protein — translation MSDAVIVKLGVNDKEFQRGMARVEGISNKSFNNIDRQAKAFSKKMQATSQGLVNAMKAPLLAIGAGFGGKEILKLAEEWEILAGRIKLVTGDLGTANGILSQLGETALKTRFSFKQTAEDFIQLADVMNELGKSNQEQVKFLEASNMALLLSGTSGQAAIPVMQALKGAIIKGNLSMGQFRTLANQASRVTGAWAKSLGKTTHQLGRMASEGKLTAEVMIKGLIDAIPEMQKEMEALPITLAQSFTNLGSALAIFVGKSNNVNIANRALADSINFLANNFNTLANIAISVGFIFGSGVLVRALGGITITTIEATNSAVKYVKSLKDIRRASSALEGLKFLAPMLNGAV, via the coding sequence ATGAGTGATGCAGTAATAGTAAAGCTTGGTGTTAATGATAAAGAATTCCAGCGTGGTATGGCTAGGGTTGAAGGTATCAGTAATAAAAGCTTTAATAATATTGACCGTCAAGCTAAGGCATTTTCTAAAAAGATGCAAGCGACTAGTCAAGGTTTAGTTAATGCGATGAAAGCTCCCTTGTTAGCAATAGGTGCCGGTTTTGGTGGTAAAGAAATTTTAAAATTGGCTGAAGAATGGGAGATTTTAGCTGGTCGTATTAAATTGGTAACGGGTGACTTGGGTACAGCCAATGGTATTTTATCGCAATTAGGAGAAACAGCTTTAAAAACGCGTTTTTCTTTTAAACAAACAGCAGAGGATTTTATTCAATTAGCCGATGTCATGAATGAATTAGGCAAATCTAATCAAGAACAAGTTAAATTTTTAGAAGCTTCTAACATGGCATTATTGCTTTCTGGTACTAGTGGTCAAGCTGCAATACCAGTTATGCAGGCTCTAAAAGGGGCTATTATTAAAGGTAACTTAAGTATGGGTCAATTTAGAACCTTAGCTAATCAGGCAAGTAGGGTTACCGGTGCTTGGGCTAAGAGTTTAGGTAAGACTACTCATCAGTTAGGTAGAATGGCAAGCGAAGGTAAACTAACAGCTGAAGTAATGATAAAAGGTTTAATAGATGCTATTCCTGAGATGCAAAAAGAAATGGAAGCTCTACCAATTACTTTAGCTCAGTCATTCACTAATTTAGGTTCAGCTTTGGCTATTTTTGTTGGTAAAAGTAATAATGTAAATATAGCGAATAGAGCCTTAGCTGACAGTATAAATTTTTTAGCTAATAATTTTAATACGTTAGCCAATATAGCTATTTCAGTTGGTTTTATTTTTGGTTCTGGTGTGTTAGTTCGTGCTTTAGGTGGGATAACAATAACAACTATTGAAGCAACAAATTCAGCAGTAAAATATGTTAAATCATTAAAAGATATACGACGCGCTAGTTCAGCGTTAGAGGGGTTAAAATTTTTAGCACCAATGTTAAATGGTGCGGTTTAG
- a CDS encoding tail fiber protein: protein MLISFLTSLAISVTAEAIRWGVSRRSTPSVSSTLGGTGEVPRTLVVGRTMVTGSVIYATTTGDHDEYLVQVIALADHPIKGINAFWADDVKFTLNSFTNSDPYNSHKGRVFYIKGTDDTSESSGTNSQRHWVKFFNGTQTASDKYLQSVAGKDWKDTNIVKDVAYVIMTSQISSKSNNFPIFRFEIEGAKLYDPSKDSSVGGNGSQRWADPKSWGGDGDNLPAVQIYNILRGFKVGDEILFGVNDPQATELITKDWIKYIEKCRQPIVLEDGTIEPQYSSGLEINTCEPVGDAITELLLACAAGSFSESFGKFKIFVGAPDEPILHITDGDLLADGKLIFSPFNDTTQNIREVVASYSEPKENWSKKELTITIDKEEGESELSYKRKGGANITYKAVHSGYQIKRLLRSFIDESKKSSAHEISLPSRYWHLEPNDVISWTSEYFNYQKKLFRIIYVLHKADLTVELRMIEVDPNHYLPHADDLKPLDYTPDIEHVIIKQSISDFMVFAEVLKDTRGVDVRNGIRIKWDKDVLDVDFVEFEIRESASKKTIHSGRSDRPSQGEIFTSPNALQPLTKYEVRAKYGKYKKTKVFIWSHWEEITTQQIRPISKDLLQKDIKDFITADLAKKQKEDIQEVNNLIEQGAKHFTQKLTDQGAKYEQKIVVVTNATKSLSAKVDNNKAELDGTISQVQDSLINKLEQTNDGLTALARRINSIDLSLGNVDAKGYFRAEATYIKDKAEVRVGLGATLNSNKCNKDINLHHSIELVVSEQRGNYAVINTDKTVFTNGVGTACFNLSPKTDNKANAFELKTIVDNTENNLTFTKKKELTFNDEVISTPIGMISAFAHTKDIGGWMYCNGKSLPKKDYPELYKLIGDDWWDKQSELNRLNENICQEFLTNPANDELDEELKKYLSLLLANIELFKQKDERNSDSTINNNVSSMSGLSQKLINNNKDKNIIETDLLEVFTRLVSNYIYWEEEYRKVRGSVRYWKDNDGKEPKLSQIREVFSKFQIRAIPWIRDVDYFKLPDLRGSFLRGLDAGRGLDVDGKDRKIGSYQTDELKSHRHDNNYSTGFYTKFSIGSIFGAGGYALHSNGSERTTHSEYTGGSETRPKNYAVAYHIKVR from the coding sequence ATGTTAATTTCATTTCTAACTAGTCTGGCTATCAGTGTTACAGCAGAGGCAATAAGGTGGGGAGTTTCGCGTCGTAGCACTCCATCGGTTAGTTCTACTCTTGGCGGTACTGGTGAAGTTCCACGTACCCTTGTAGTTGGTCGCACTATGGTAACAGGTTCAGTTATTTATGCCACTACTACAGGTGACCATGATGAATATTTAGTTCAAGTAATAGCTTTAGCTGACCATCCTATCAAGGGAATAAACGCTTTTTGGGCAGATGATGTTAAATTTACTCTTAATAGTTTTACTAATTCTGACCCTTATAATAGTCATAAAGGAAGAGTATTTTATATTAAAGGTACAGATGATACTAGCGAGAGCAGTGGAACTAATAGTCAGCGTCATTGGGTAAAATTTTTTAATGGTACGCAAACAGCAAGCGATAAATATTTACAATCAGTTGCAGGTAAGGACTGGAAAGATACAAATATAGTTAAAGATGTTGCTTATGTTATTATGACTTCGCAAATATCATCAAAGAGCAATAATTTTCCTATCTTCAGATTTGAAATTGAAGGCGCTAAACTTTATGACCCTTCTAAAGATAGTAGTGTCGGCGGTAATGGTTCGCAACGTTGGGCTGACCCTAAGAGTTGGGGTGGTGATGGTGATAATTTACCAGCAGTGCAAATATATAATATTTTACGAGGGTTTAAGGTTGGCGATGAGATATTATTTGGTGTGAATGACCCACAAGCAACAGAGTTAATTACGAAAGATTGGATTAAATATATAGAAAAATGTCGACAGCCAATTGTATTAGAAGATGGTACTATAGAACCACAATATAGTTCTGGTTTAGAAATTAACACTTGTGAACCAGTAGGAGATGCAATAACAGAATTATTACTTGCTTGTGCTGCTGGTAGCTTTTCAGAAAGTTTCGGTAAATTTAAAATATTTGTTGGTGCTCCAGATGAGCCTATTTTACATATTACAGATGGTGACTTATTAGCTGATGGTAAATTAATATTTAGTCCTTTTAATGATACTACGCAAAATATACGAGAAGTTGTCGCTAGTTATTCAGAGCCTAAAGAAAATTGGTCTAAGAAAGAATTAACTATCACAATAGATAAAGAAGAGGGTGAAAGCGAACTATCTTATAAACGTAAAGGTGGTGCTAATATCACTTATAAAGCTGTTCATAGTGGTTACCAAATTAAAAGATTGTTACGTTCTTTTATCGATGAAAGTAAAAAATCCTCAGCTCATGAAATTTCGTTACCAAGTAGATATTGGCATTTAGAGCCTAATGATGTGATAAGCTGGACTTCTGAATATTTTAACTATCAAAAGAAATTATTTCGTATTATTTATGTTTTACATAAAGCTGATTTAACGGTTGAACTTCGTATGATTGAGGTTGACCCTAATCATTATCTTCCGCATGCAGATGATTTAAAGCCGTTAGATTATACACCAGATATTGAACATGTAATAATAAAACAATCTATCAGTGATTTTATGGTATTTGCGGAGGTTTTAAAAGATACCCGAGGTGTTGATGTTCGCAATGGTATTCGTATTAAATGGGATAAAGATGTTTTAGATGTTGATTTTGTTGAATTTGAAATAAGAGAATCTGCCAGTAAAAAAACTATTCATTCTGGTAGGTCAGATAGACCAAGCCAAGGAGAGATATTTACTAGCCCTAACGCTTTACAGCCTTTAACTAAATATGAGGTTAGAGCTAAATATGGTAAATATAAAAAAACCAAAGTATTTATTTGGTCACACTGGGAAGAAATTACTACTCAACAAATTAGACCCATATCAAAAGATTTATTACAAAAAGACATTAAAGATTTTATCACGGCTGACCTGGCTAAAAAGCAAAAAGAAGATATTCAAGAAGTTAATAATTTAATTGAACAAGGTGCAAAGCATTTTACCCAAAAGTTAACAGACCAAGGTGCAAAATATGAGCAAAAGATAGTAGTAGTTACTAATGCTACTAAATCTTTAAGTGCTAAGGTTGATAATAATAAAGCTGAGCTAGATGGCACAATCAGCCAAGTGCAAGATAGTTTAATTAATAAGTTAGAACAGACTAACGATGGTTTAACTGCATTAGCTAGAAGGATTAATTCTATTGATTTAAGTCTTGGTAATGTTGATGCTAAAGGTTACTTTCGTGCTGAAGCAACTTATATTAAAGATAAAGCAGAAGTGCGTGTTGGTTTAGGTGCTACCTTAAATAGTAATAAATGTAATAAAGATATCAATTTACACCATTCAATAGAGTTAGTTGTCTCTGAACAACGTGGTAATTATGCTGTAATCAATACTGATAAAACAGTATTTACAAATGGTGTTGGTACAGCTTGCTTTAATTTATCTCCTAAAACAGATAATAAAGCAAATGCTTTTGAATTAAAGACTATTGTAGACAATACAGAAAATAATTTAACTTTTACTAAAAAAAAAGAATTAACTTTTAATGATGAAGTTATATCTACTCCTATAGGTATGATAAGTGCCTTTGCTCATACAAAAGACATTGGCGGTTGGATGTATTGTAATGGTAAATCATTACCGAAAAAAGATTATCCAGAATTATATAAACTTATAGGTGATGATTGGTGGGATAAACAATCTGAGTTAAATAGGTTAAATGAAAATATATGCCAAGAGTTTTTAACCAATCCAGCTAATGATGAGTTAGATGAAGAGCTAAAAAAATATTTATCGTTATTATTAGCAAACATAGAGTTATTTAAACAAAAAGATGAAAGAAATAGTGATAGTACAATAAATAATAATGTCAGCTCAATGAGTGGCTTATCACAAAAATTAATAAATAATAATAAAGATAAAAATATCATTGAGACAGATTTGCTAGAAGTATTTACTAGATTAGTATCTAATTATATCTATTGGGAAGAAGAATATAGAAAGGTAAGAGGCTCTGTAAGATATTGGAAAGATAATGATGGTAAAGAACCGAAACTCTCGCAGATAAGAGAAGTTTTTAGTAAATTCCAAATTCGGGCTATTCCTTGGATAAGAGATGTAGATTATTTTAAATTACCTGATTTACGCGGTAGCTTTTTACGAGGTTTAGATGCTGGTAGAGGTTTAGACGTTGATGGTAAGGATAGAAAGATAGGAAGTTATCAAACAGATGAATTAAAAAGTCATAGACATGATAACAATTATTCGACAGGCTTTTATACTAAATTTTCGATTGGTAGTATTTTTGGCGCTGGTGGTTATGCTTTACATAGTAATGGGTCTGAAAGAACAACCCATTCAGAATATACTGGCGGTAGTGAAACCAGACCTAAAAACTATGCTGTAGCTTACCATATAAAAGTTAGGTAA
- a CDS encoding HigA family addiction module antitoxin: MMYNPCHPGELLKDSLTELGISVTDAAKQLGISRVALSRVLNCKAGISSDLAIRLELAGLSAAYVWVGMQSNYDLSLAQKKEKPSVLPFIYSNIHSNHNKHNHQ; encoded by the coding sequence ATGATGTACAATCCTTGCCATCCAGGCGAATTATTAAAAGACTCTCTTACAGAACTAGGAATATCAGTAACTGATGCGGCTAAACAATTAGGAATATCAAGAGTAGCTTTATCACGTGTTTTAAACTGTAAGGCTGGAATAAGTTCTGATTTAGCAATTCGTTTAGAATTAGCAGGATTAAGTGCCGCTTATGTATGGGTTGGAATGCAAAGTAATTACGACTTATCCTTAGCACAAAAGAAAGAAAAGCCTTCTGTTTTGCCTTTTATTTATTCCAACATTCATTCAAACCATAATAAACACAACCACCAATAA
- a CDS encoding type II toxin-antitoxin system RelE/ParE family toxin has protein sequence MIISFKHKGLKIFYETGSTRGIQASHAKKLRQILSILDLARDTQAFNLPMYHLHPLEGNLKGYYSVRVNANWRITFRFIGTDVELVDYQDYH, from the coding sequence GTGATTATTAGTTTTAAACATAAGGGCTTGAAAATATTTTATGAAACAGGGTCAACTAGGGGTATACAAGCCTCACATGCTAAAAAATTAAGACAAATTTTATCTATATTAGACCTTGCAAGAGATACACAAGCTTTTAATTTACCTATGTATCACTTACACCCTTTAGAAGGAAATTTAAAAGGCTATTACTCTGTACGTGTAAACGCAAACTGGCGCATTACTTTTCGTTTTATTGGAACAGATGTTGAACTAGTTGATTATCAAGATTATCATTAA
- a CDS encoding lysozyme, producing MRKISKYGLSCIKQWEGLRLEAYRDVAGVLTIGYGHTGKDVKIGQQISRNQAENLLLKDLARFEEAVSKYVKVDLTDNQFACLVSFAFNIGVTAFKGSKLLKKLNKGNYDAVPQELMRWTYSGGKISQGLVNRRSAEVGLWAKGSRVSSQCVDCDRDEQEQISKTKEGKAVAVTSIGALGATFTEIAREIQPQSENFTILRYLFAILTLLGIGLTLFAVIKRMRG from the coding sequence ATGCGAAAAATAAGTAAATATGGTCTTTCTTGTATTAAACAATGGGAAGGTCTACGTTTAGAGGCTTATCGTGATGTTGCTGGTGTGTTAACTATAGGTTACGGTCATACAGGAAAAGATGTAAAGATAGGACAACAGATTAGCCGTAATCAAGCAGAAAATCTTTTATTAAAGGATTTAGCTAGATTTGAAGAGGCTGTTTCAAAATATGTAAAAGTTGATTTAACAGATAATCAATTTGCTTGCTTAGTTTCTTTTGCTTTTAATATTGGTGTTACTGCTTTTAAAGGTTCTAAGTTATTAAAGAAGCTTAATAAGGGTAACTATGATGCTGTCCCGCAAGAGCTAATGCGTTGGACTTATAGCGGTGGTAAAATATCACAAGGATTAGTTAATCGTAGGTCAGCGGAGGTCGGTTTATGGGCTAAAGGTTCAAGAGTATCCTCTCAATGTGTAGATTGTGATAGAGACGAACAAGAGCAGATAAGCAAAACAAAAGAAGGTAAAGCCGTTGCAGTTACCTCTATAGGTGCTTTAGGTGCAACTTTTACCGAGATAGCTAGAGAAATACAGCCACAATCAGAAAATTTTACCATCTTACGTTATCTCTTTGCCATCCTAACCTTGCTTGGTATTGGATTAACTTTGTTCGCGGTAATTAAGCGGATGAGGGGGTAA
- a CDS encoding Rha family transcriptional regulator, producing MSSREIAKLCGKQHKHVMRDIKQMLEGLYTISNEPKIGLVKKDDAPKFGAVKKEDDLKSEAVKFEGTYLDKKGESRPCYHLPKRECLILVSGYSTTLRAKIVDRWLELEQQHVPPAKLAIENQEEIIYQLPADERELPIRIKDCIRKHAEQLSNVYRVEAEKYLTKRTYGNAVGSKREVTHSKIDKCLKKVLYLDVVDTALAQNRWSHHSLFCALRSMLDKDIKAIEKIHLSADKQRGKAM from the coding sequence ATGTCTAGTCGTGAGATTGCTAAATTGTGCGGGAAACAACACAAGCATGTTATGCGCGATATTAAGCAAATGTTAGAGGGTTTGTATACTATAAGTAACGAGCCCAAAATTGGGCTGGTTAAAAAAGACGACGCCCCCAAATTTGGGGCGGTTAAAAAAGAAGACGACCTCAAATCTGAGGCGGTTAAATTTGAAGGTACATATCTTGATAAAAAAGGCGAATCCCGCCCTTGCTATCACCTACCCAAACGCGAGTGTTTAATTCTAGTATCTGGTTATAGCACAACTCTAAGAGCAAAGATTGTTGACCGCTGGTTAGAATTAGAGCAACAACACGTTCCTCCAGCTAAACTAGCAATAGAAAATCAAGAAGAAATTATATATCAATTACCAGCTGATGAAAGAGAGCTACCAATAAGAATAAAAGACTGTATCAGAAAACATGCAGAACAATTATCTAATGTTTATCGTGTGGAAGCTGAAAAATATTTAACCAAACGTACATATGGTAACGCTGTAGGTAGTAAGAGAGAAGTGACACATAGTAAAATCGATAAATGTTTAAAAAAGGTTTTATATCTTGATGTTGTAGATACAGCTTTAGCACAAAACCGTTGGAGTCATCATAGTTTATTCTGTGCGTTAAGGTCTATGCTGGATAAAGATATTAAAGCTATAGAGAAAATACACCTTAGTGCAGACAAGCAACGAGGAAAAGCTATGTAG
- a CDS encoding ImmA/IrrE family metallo-endopeptidase: MRNNTKVIEINSRKKPIALVPNRLTEARIIARLTQTQLAARINVSRQAISNYEKGNRVPDPETFHKILQELKQPIKFFTNTSYPVFGQQGANFFRKKGVDNKWKNRACAIYASWFTASVKLLEPFLNLPEVKLPSFEPINKVANNYTKEEIEQYAEKLREELGLGLGPISNVMGLLEQMGIFICHLALEKENIDAFSYWSGDRPFIFLASDKKSAVRRRFDATHELAHLCLHTWVTEEELDDPKRLKQIEKEADHFAGAFLLPRRSFLNEIYSTKVESFIHLKSRWKVSIQSMVQRCKQLGIFDEYQILNLQKQISYKKWRTNEPLDSGPGALAFEEPLLLNYVVKKLIKSGKFTFDELINELPLSIEILKQFFNLSESYFAESVHKKLCISKFN; this comes from the coding sequence ATGAGAAATAATACTAAAGTTATTGAAATTAACTCTAGAAAAAAACCGATAGCCTTGGTTCCTAATCGCTTAACTGAAGCTAGGATAATTGCACGTTTGACACAAACACAGTTAGCTGCTCGCATAAACGTCAGCCGACAGGCAATATCCAATTATGAAAAAGGAAATAGAGTTCCTGACCCAGAAACATTTCATAAAATATTACAAGAACTAAAACAACCAATAAAATTTTTCACTAATACTAGCTATCCTGTCTTTGGGCAACAAGGAGCTAACTTTTTTCGAAAAAAAGGTGTAGATAACAAATGGAAAAATAGAGCATGTGCAATTTATGCTTCTTGGTTTACTGCAAGTGTAAAATTATTAGAACCTTTTCTAAATTTGCCGGAAGTTAAATTACCGAGTTTTGAACCAATAAATAAAGTTGCCAATAATTACACAAAGGAAGAAATTGAGCAATATGCTGAAAAATTGAGAGAAGAACTTGGTCTAGGACTTGGACCAATTTCAAATGTTATGGGTTTATTGGAGCAAATGGGTATTTTTATCTGTCATTTAGCTCTTGAAAAAGAAAACATTGATGCTTTTTCTTATTGGAGTGGAGATCGTCCTTTTATTTTTTTGGCTTCGGATAAAAAAAGTGCCGTTCGCAGAAGATTTGACGCAACCCATGAATTAGCGCATCTTTGCTTACATACCTGGGTTACTGAAGAAGAACTAGATGACCCTAAACGACTTAAGCAAATTGAAAAAGAGGCTGATCATTTTGCTGGAGCTTTTTTATTACCTAGACGATCATTTCTAAATGAAATTTACTCAACTAAAGTAGAGTCTTTTATACACTTAAAATCTAGATGGAAAGTATCAATTCAATCTATGGTTCAGAGGTGTAAACAACTAGGTATTTTTGACGAGTATCAAATCTTAAATTTACAAAAACAAATCTCTTATAAAAAGTGGAGAACAAATGAACCTCTAGACTCAGGACCGGGAGCGTTAGCTTTTGAAGAGCCACTCTTGCTAAATTATGTTGTCAAAAAACTTATAAAAAGTGGAAAATTTACTTTTGATGAATTAATAAATGAGCTCCCATTATCAATAGAAATATTAAAACAATTTTTTAATTTATCTGAATCTTATTTTGCTGAATCAGTCCACAAGAAACTTTGCATATCTAAGTTTAACTAA
- a CDS encoding tyrosine-type recombinase/integrase translates to MKYCQLNNATIKNAPRGRYCDGGGLWLEKSNLKAGVWFLRYSVNGKRKTISLGSIRFVSLKEAREKAVILRKNIHDGILPKSKSAEKENSLEKIIYALFESKKASIKNSNHEKWLSPLRVHIFPKIGNIPIEKINQDILYDCLKPLWIDKNETATKILSRVNLAMKYAVAKGIKVDLLAVPNVKILLGKSVESNNHIPSMPWQEIPLFFECLNNKKISNLALKLLILTGARSGSIRNMRWSQIKGDIWTIPAEYLKGQLGKVTDFRVPLSKQALELLDIAKTHQVNDLVFSSSAGRPIGEVTMYKVMTAMGLDARPHGFRSSLRNWLAEELKAPYEIAETILSHVVGQKVQRAYLRTDFLEQRREIMQKWSDFVVDKKR, encoded by the coding sequence TTGAAATACTGTCAGTTAAATAATGCTACTATTAAAAATGCACCTAGAGGTAGATATTGTGATGGGGGTGGATTATGGTTAGAAAAAAGCAACCTAAAAGCTGGTGTTTGGTTTTTACGTTATTCAGTAAATGGTAAACGTAAAACTATAAGCTTAGGCTCTATAAGATTTGTTAGCCTAAAAGAGGCAAGAGAAAAAGCTGTAATATTACGTAAAAATATTCATGATGGAATTTTACCTAAATCTAAATCAGCAGAAAAAGAAAATAGTTTAGAAAAAATTATTTATGCTTTATTCGAAAGTAAGAAAGCTAGTATAAAAAATAGCAACCATGAAAAATGGCTTAGCCCTCTAAGAGTACACATATTTCCTAAAATTGGTAATATCCCAATAGAAAAAATTAATCAGGATATTTTATATGATTGCTTAAAACCTCTTTGGATAGATAAAAATGAAACCGCTACTAAAATATTATCTAGGGTTAATCTAGCTATGAAATATGCTGTAGCAAAAGGCATTAAAGTAGATTTATTAGCTGTACCTAACGTTAAGATATTATTAGGTAAAAGTGTAGAATCAAATAATCATATACCTTCTATGCCTTGGCAAGAAATACCATTATTTTTTGAATGTTTAAATAATAAAAAAATAAGTAATTTAGCGCTAAAGTTACTTATTTTAACTGGTGCAAGAAGTGGCTCTATACGTAATATGCGTTGGTCACAAATTAAAGGAGATATCTGGACGATACCAGCAGAATATTTAAAAGGTCAATTAGGTAAGGTAACTGATTTTCGTGTACCTTTATCAAAGCAAGCTTTAGAGCTATTAGACATAGCAAAAACACATCAGGTTAACGATTTAGTATTTTCTAGTTCAGCAGGTAGACCAATAGGTGAAGTTACCATGTATAAAGTTATGACGGCTATGGGCTTAGATGCTCGTCCTCATGGTTTTAGGTCTAGTCTTAGAAATTGGTTAGCAGAAGAACTAAAAGCCCCTTATGAAATAGCAGAAACTATTTTATCACATGTAGTAGGTCAAAAGGTACAACGGGCTTATTTAAGAACTGATTTTTTAGAACAACGCCGAGAAATAATGCAAAAATGGTCAGATTTTGTTGTTGACAAAAAAAGGTAA